The sequence below is a genomic window from Brachyhypopomus gauderio isolate BG-103 chromosome 5, BGAUD_0.2, whole genome shotgun sequence.
GTACGGACTACGGTTAGAGTTCACACCATCAGAACGGACTACGGTTAGAGTTCACACCATCAGTACAGACTACGGTTAGAGTTCACACCATCAGTACAGACTACGGTTAGAGTTCACACCGTCAGAACGGACTACGGTTAGAGTTCACACCATCAGAACGGACTACGGTTAGAGTTCACACCATCAGTACGGACTACGGTTAGAGTTTACACCATCAGAACAGACTACGGTTAGAGTTCACACCATCAGAACGGACTACTGTTAGAGTTCACACCGTCAGAACGGACTACGGTTAGAATTCACATCATCAGAACGGACTACGGTTAGAATTCACATCATCAGAACGGACTACGGTAAGACTTCGCATATGTTATAAAGAATGACGGGCAGATTTGCCATAGCAGGACGTGTAAAGAGAAGATCAGAGAGAGGAAAGGTTAGACTCCCTTATTCATGTCTACTTTAACATCTTTGTGTTTCCATGACTGGGCATTTTTACACTTTAACATCTTTGTGTTTCTTCTATCTCCTCAGGGGCTGGATCTTGATGGCAGAACATGGAACAAGAATGTTTATATTCcacatgtttttgtttaaaatgtttagtATTGTTATTGTTGGTTTTGTTATTTTCTTAATGGCCGTAATAGTCACATTTTGTCTCCATGTATACTTGCAGCTGATCTGTTTACTGTACATCGTGCTGGCATTTCTTAGCCTTTTGGAATTactttgagtgttttttttttttatggacttattttaattaattttcatacatttgcaGGTTATATCAATAGTTGCATATCTGAGATTTAAATATTGTTGCATTGCCTACACTACTGCATTCATTACATTTCCGTCCTTGGTTTATATTAATAGGAATATACTATTTATATCAAGGTTTATAACCCAAGTTATGTGGTACCTATAGACGAAGACCATGGATAGAATGCACATTTGAACAGTAGTCCACCTTGATTAAACGACGTGGTCACTGTGGGCCTCCTACACTACTTTAGTGTGGCCTGTTCATTATTACTGCATATCTTGGGGCTACTGTTTGCACTAATGGTgccttattatattatattacagtTATGAACAGTTATATATAACTTCTGAAttacgtttatttgtaaggcaCCATTACATCAAAAGAAAGTGTGTATGCCGTTATGGGAGTGTGTGCATTatttgggtgtgtatgtgtgtgtgtgtgcatgtgtgtgcgtgtgtgtgcatgtgtgtgcatgcgtgcgtgtgtgtgtgtgtgtgtgtgtgtgtgtgtgtgtgtgtgtgtgtgcatgcgtgcgtgtctgCACGCGTAGCTGCGTGGGTCTAACATCGTGACCCTCCTCTCTCTTGCTTTAGTCCAGTTCTCTGTGAGCCTCATCCTGTGTTTCAGTGCTGAGTTTGTTGAGTCGTGTCTGCACTGTGCTTCCTGGGGCCAAATCGTTAAAGAACTTTTtttaacatatgtgtgtgtgtgtgggtgtgttggtgtatgtgggagtgtgtatgtatgtatgtatgtatgtgtttgtgtgtgttcttcctGTATTGTCACTTCACCTTAGTTACACATCTCACTGACCTCAATACCTCttttcatctttctctcttctaTGAGACAAGGTGTTGCCCCAGTACCTGTTCTGACTTTGATTTTCATTCTGGTCTTACATAAGCTCGTTTTGGCTGGCCTTATGGTCTGCTTGCTTGTCTCATCGGCACGTTGTGTCCAAGCAGTAGGGGGCGCCGTGTTGGTGGGCAGCACTCCAGATGAAGACACAGTGAGGCTGGGTGTCTGAAGACACGTTGTGTTTCTAGGGGAATCCCAGGCTGATCTGAAGTTGGCAACACTAGGAGAATAGGAAGGCATGCTAGGAGATGAACACATgaaccctagccctaaccctagacTAGGAGATGAGCACATgaaccctagccctaaccctagacTAGGAGATGAGCACATgaaccctagccctaaccctgtGGCTAGGAGTTGAAGCATCCATGACACAGCATGTACTTTCTACACGTGAACTCCTAGTCAGCCTCACTGAAAACTGCTTAATGAAAAATTACAACTAAGCATTACATGCCATTGTAATACTTCTGTTATATCAGTAGTGAACTTTGTAATGCTGGCAGCTTGTCTTTGTCTGTTTTGAGACACACACCTTTGGTGTGATCATGCAGCAGAATGTAAACACTTGTGTtttgaacagtgtgtgtgtcctatATTGGCCACACTTGTGGGCAAACACGAAAGCAGCCACTCGACCTCAAACACAGAGACCAGGGgtctttgactgtcatgtcaatggattcaatgtatgaagccagatccttaaacgcgagaggccgctttcgccattccaaatgcctcagtcaaaaccattacgtgttaatgaaccaataaatacatcagcggcgaaaatgagtgtaaaaataccaggttcacgtgtttttattttctaacatgggctaaagcacagggtagactcaaacgacaagcgtttacaacttcatcttcaatcttttcagccctggcgcgaatgttatcctcacacgtccctggattcaccagttacaactacagacacactagagaaaaaaaatcttgattcttattttatgtcaccgttaactacacggggttgacgcgaacttaataggcctatctatctacctatttatcacaagagcttgtggctagatctgacagtgttcaacgctgtagcgaacggcagtaactttgttttaccgcaaaatatgaaaacgattgaaaccattaataacccaattaaatccactgggaaatgtacgatctggtaaatgtagtggtaaatgtacgatctggtaaatgtagtggtaaatgtacgctcttctgacttgtccgcggtgtagcactaggtcctgcttctcgtcccgcttagcagtaaatgaataacatgaatgaagaacgttggtatgattgaaacgcaatttggcctctatgaaggttctgggcggaaactgctggccactgtcattgaaattgccgatttcggaagtgctctgtttgcttattaagtcaatatgataattaatacatataatctcccgaccccccccccccaaaaaaaaaacaaaaaactcatcggatctacacgattcacgtaggtcacccttttcaacttcaaaacggcgaatttcgccgaaaggtgacagattttcatgcctggaaagttgcgtgtgcgagtgtcaattgctaagcgggaagaccgctagcaaccgcggacaatctataatagtagcaaaaacaaacgatgcagcgcttcgCACTATAGTGAgcaaacaagcccgcgggcgactcatgacgtgggtgacccctggtttattcaatattgacggcagcctaactttttgattggcaGCTAATTGAgaaatagaacacgagagggagtgtgttatcgtgaatatatgtacatgccgttacttgacaacgcatccgcggagtgatacagagaacgagaataccgtgctgttatcacacatatctgcagggttagaacacttctcaaccagtcggattgtgaactaactgttgtataattggcgaataatcatttagtgttagaaggggagggacaactgtgaattttgattggacataaatttaagtagatttctcgatgtaaccaattaggtttacaaatttatatgtaattcattggccctttggcgagctactcggaaaggggtggcgagctactggtagctcgcgagcgacgtgttggagacccctgctctagacaCACGAGTGCCTTTCAACACATACAAAtgtctctcaacacacacaggtgtctctcaacacacacaaatgtctctcaacacacacgagtgtctctcaacacacacgagtgtctctcaacacacacgagtgcctctcaacacacacgagtgcctctcaacacacactcattaaGTCATGAATGACCACTCTACTCTGGTCTATAACTACAGACTTTATTTTGGTTTATACCTACATACTCTACTCTGGTCTATaaccagtgatgccggtaacgcgttacttagtaacgcgttactgtagtcggactacttttttcagtaacgagtagtctaacgcaactactatttaaaaactagtagtcagattaaagttacttatctaaaacatcgtgcgttactatttctgcatttcgggggaacgtaggttatatttattcattcttattttttggctacacgtttcttacgcggttacgtcatctctgctctgcggcgccaaagtcagatggaaggagaggttcgcctttagcagctggaaatacaggcattattttgattttatttcggctaaggaagacaacattaaggtccgttgtacactctgtcctggcgacagagtgctgtctactttcaaaaacacaacgtcaaacctgaaaaaaaaaaaaaaaaccggggcttggcggcgaacgtaaattgttaccgggcggggtgtaaaattgactaaattcagtattatatcgcgatcgatcgatcgccggtggttggcgccagatcgaactagtaactcattgaatcatagatgtggatcagaggtaaataaactggatttttttttcggcgtgagatatcggaagtgtggcgtaagcgtgtgaagacagtcaaatgcgtgtgtctcaatgcgtgacagttggcaaccctgtaagtgggcggagttgaacagaaagactgtcttatttatttatttaaaaaacatgtaagcctatttcaagaaaaagtttacaaatgccagtgtcatttttgatgttccggttaaaatacatgtcaataaagtgagtattggcagaactggtagtcattttcatgttataggggcgggggatcagcctctgctgaaagtaactaaaagtaatctaacttagttacttttaaaagcaagtagtcagtaacttaactgagttactttttaaagaagtagtcagtagtcagtagtcggattactgtttcaaagtaactatggcaacactgtctATAACTACAGACTCTACTCTGGTCTATTGCTGCAGACTGGTCTGTAACTACAGACTACTCTGATATATTACTGCAGACTGATCTATAACTGCAGACTCTACGCTGGTCTGTAACTGCAGACTCTACTCTGGTCTATAAATACAGACTCTACTCTGGTCTGTAACTACAGACTCTACTCTGGTCTGTAATTACAGACTCTACTCTGGTCTGTAACTTCAGACTCTACTCTGGTCTGTAACTACAGACTCTACTCTGGTCTATAACTACAGACTCTGGTCTACTGCTGCAGACTCTTCCAGATAATAATGATAAACCTTACGCTCCACATTGCAAAAGTATACAGTAAATAGTAGTACATTTTTActaattttactaaataaaaagTCAATTATGCTGATGTCAGAAATGAATTTCAGATACATCTCATCTAAATAAACGGAGATTTCAAAACTCTTTGCAGTCGGATCTTTGGTGTACATTAGTATTGAATATTTATACCTTTGGACGATAGTGAAGAATCAACATTTAGCCTATAGGGTGATAAAAAATGACACTTGGATATTAAAGCCTATTTCAAATACAAAATTACTGCTGCACTGTAGGACATTATTCCAGCTTTGATTCCCAAATCTGATTTCTTTTCATATAGTTCAatagaatataaaaaaaacatctgaACATTGTATTTCAAATACATGTAATGAAGGCACATAGTTTAGTTGATATTTTACACTACCTAACATTGTGCAGCTCTTAAGAGTATCAACACATGTCTTCCTGCGCACTGCGCACCTCTCCTATTTTAAGTCAGGGGTGAACGGATAATTAGCTGATTAACCTAATCTCCCTTTCGGGAAGGGGGAAAGTTTGTCCGATTTTGTCTCAATTTCACTGCTGAGCTACTTCAGGACTGCACGGTTTGTGTACGGGTTATAAAGCCAACTGTGCTGCAGAGTCTGAGGTTGTGTGAGACTACAGAACGACGCAAATATTTCATTTCTAAACTTTGTGATAAGTCACGTGTATCTTCATCAGATGAATGGAATCGATTGAAATGAAATGCCCAATAAACAAGGTGCATCACCGACAAGTGAACGTCGTTAGATATGAATATAGCATTGCTGCGTAAAGCCTCAGTCTCCGGGGGCAGAAGTTTTTGGACAGTGCGCTGTGTTGACGCGCACATACCAAGCGCTGATGGGTTTTACTGGGAGGTGAGCAGCATGTCAGACGTgtgacgttactgctggcgtACGGTCCAGTGTAATTGTGCTGGACTAAATGAATCCCCGTCGGACTGGCTTACCTTCCAAGTGCGTTACACCATCTGTTCAGTTGGGAAGCGCGGTCTATAGGAAATGAGCCTATAAAACTTTTGCTTACAGCACTAATTTGCGCACTAACTTCTACTTGACGGTGCTGTTTGTTGATTTTGATTGGATTGTCAATTTTATACAAGTGATCTTTACTTGAAAACACTAAACTAATCCGACGCTGCAGGTACGTTTTAAAACATTACATTCTATACATTTTATATTGCCATAATATAAAAGATTTTTGTTTACGAATATAGCTACAATTTATAGCAGTTTCAAAAGTAGGTTAAAATCAATTGACATTTGTTTATACAAGTTGTACTTTACCATTTCTTCATTATGATTGTAATAGCGCAAAGTCCCGGGTGCGTATTCGAGATTGTTATTTATCCAGGACCAAAGCGAAACGCACTAATCTGGGTTTTCTGGCAGGACGGAGATGCCGTTTGCGAAAACCTTCCTTGTGCTGGCTGTGCTGTGCGCACCCAGCTCCAGTCTGTCATATTTCGTCTTCGACAGTGAGTTTCTTCCCCGGTCAAACGATGATGAACATCCAGTAAACTCACCGTACGACACCCTGAACCTCCTCTACAAGTCCGGAGACACACTTTCGTCTCAAGAGTCGCGGGAGAAAAGGACGTTGCCCGGATCCAACTACAAGTATTTAAGTCAGACCCTTCTCAGGAGTAAGATGTATCGGAACAGCGCAAAGACTGACCGGCGCAACCAGGTGACCCTGTCCCTGGACGTGCCCACCAGCATCATGAACATCCTCTTTGACATCGCCAAAGCCCAGAACCTGCGCGCCAAAGCCGCACACAACGCGCGCTTACTGGCCCAGATTGGGAGACGAAAATAAACTCTGAACTAGTACGAGTGATTtacaatatttatattttacaaAAGCATACATACTCACTCATTTGTGtgtaataaatgttattcagtTGACTTGCGAAATCAGCAGATGCGCAGAATAGGAAAAGTTATTCTGAGAGGTATTTGTGACTCGGGCTGGTTCACATAAGAATGTAAATGTCAGCCTTTGTTTCAACAGAGATATCTTACAAATGGGGagtttaaaatgattaaaaagcATCACGATAATTCATATCAGTGCCGACAGGCATACAAAACACTGGATTACTAAAATGCATATGCTAATAAATGTTCGGTTGATTCGAAGTCAAGTGCATTCTTTAGCGCTGAAAAGCTTGCAGGGGTGCGAAAAGTGGGCAATTGCGTAAAGGCACGAGATACTTTTATCTCCTTCGCTGAAGAGATGAAGATGAGGCAGGTGAGTTCAACTGTACTAAAGACTTGTAGCCTGAAACCCATGAAGACCACGCTAGTTCCAAATGTGGCTATAACATGCGAGATACGAACTGTATGTCCTCCACGACTACTGCCAAAAGTAATTATTTTATAACGGGGAGCTCAAGTAGACCTTCGGTTCTTACACTTTGAGTAGACTAACGAAAAAAAAGTCCTGTTTCCAAATTTGTGCAAGGAAGTATTGTAATTCTTGTACACAGTATTGTAGCCTGCTTCAGTCCTACTATTTCTTCTAAGGTAGAACTTTTTAACGAATCAAAACACCCACGCTCAATCATGTCCTCTTTATTGTAGCTTTTGTTTATTCATTTGGGTTGAGAGATGAAAACTAGGCCTACTAAACTAATGAAAACAGCTAAGACGGATCAATAAGTATTTTTACCACCAGTAATGATCAAACAATATGTATGATaatgattatttattatttttacatttctttctaTAAAATGCAGCTCACATGAGATGAGAAATCAAATTGCTATTATGACCTAGTTTATTCTCTATAGACTATATTTAAAACAGATGTAGTGCACAATCTCTGAAAGATCCAGTCCAGGTGTCAGTATGAATACTGtttcaaaatgtaaaaaagaatCAATGGAAAAGGGTCTTACTGCTTTTTTAATTTAGGCTATTTAGTCTAGATGCTGCAGTAAAGCTGAAATGCATTAAAGTTTCTTGAATAGTATTTTGTACAATTGATCTCATCAGAAATGACCAGATCCAGCAGCTAGCATTAAATTTAACAACTTCTGAGCAATGTTAGAGATATCCACAGGTATCACAATATCTCTGTAGGCTGCTGTTGTGATATGTGAGTATTGAGTCAGTTTTTAGGCTAAGTGGTAAACGTGAGTAGGTTTCTAAAAATATCTGCTTTTGGCTAGGAAATAAATGATGCTATTTCACTGGAGAAGCCTGTTCTCTCATACACCTGGTCACATACACCCAATTTTAATGGTACAGCATTTACCTATATACAACATAATAGGCATTTGGTTATGTGGTTAGACTGCTGTACTATGATGTAATCTATGTAATGCCAATATTAACATTCACATCCCTTTTCACATCCTTTTTGATTACACTGGCATAAGCAAGCTGAGCTGCTGATAACGATTCATTTTGCTTCCTAtaaaaaagtatatatatatatatatatatatatatatatatatatatatatatatatatatatatatatatatatatatatatatatatatactttttaagagagagagagagagagagagagagagagagagagagagagagagagatagagcttcaagacttttattttgaagaccGGTCATGGTGGGTGACATTTTGGTAGCTGCCACTTCTACAGGCTTCCACCATAGTTAGATGACGTGGAGCATATCTGTAGCTACGCTGCAAACCAGACTTCCACTTACTGCAGTAGTGAACATTCCGCAAAATGATAAAGAAATTCGACAAAAAGGATGAGGAGGCCGGTAAGAATGTAGTGAATGATTACTGTTCAATAACGATACTATTACTATATAATTTACTGCTCAAGCGTTTAAGTTAGATATGCTGGCTAGCTGAGCAGCAGAGATTGGTCGCAGCTAGCTAGCTCGGTTTGGTGACTagctgctcccccccccccccccagtagtTTATGTCTTAGTAGTTTATGTCTCAGTAGTTTATGTCAGCCTGGTTAGAGACAAGTACATTAGTCGTGTCGTTACATGAATCCGTTACAAGAATATGGAATAGTCGCCAATAGTTGTAAGTGAACTAGCATAACACTGGCTAGCACTGCAGGCTAAGTGTGTGGGGTTGGCTCTCCTCTCCATTTCACTCAGACTTACTCTGTGAAAACAGTAGttaagagttagtgtgtgaacGTCTAAGATGACTGGATGTGACTTGTAAACTAGCTAGCCATATAGCCACGCTAGCTAGCATAACAAGCTACATCTTGAACATGGGGCTACTTGTATTTGTTATAGGCAAGTGTTGAGAAGTTGTCCCCCATGTACAGTCCCACTACACTCCTGGGGTGTATTCCGTTTCTAATGATGGGCTTCACTAATCataatgctgtgtgtgtttgtaggaagCGGCTCGAACCCATTTCAGCATCtggagaagagtgcagtccttcAAGAGGTGAGTCAGAGTGCTTTGATGATTTCACCTCACCTGTACAGCACACCAGAGCAGCCAGCTGAGTGAACTGTGTTTGCTTTGAAGGCTCGCATCTTCAACGAGACGCCCATCAACCCGAGAAGGTGTCTCCACATCCTCACAAAAATCATATACCTGCTCAACCAGGTGAGCACTGTCCTGGTCCACTACCTGCTCCATCTTATCTCTCCTCCGTCCTTGAGGGTCGTGGTTTGTGTTCTGAATCTCCTCTCTACACCAGGGCGAGCACTTTGGAACCACAGAAGCCACTGAAGCCTTTTTTGCCATGACGAGGCTCTTCCAGTCTAATGATGTAAATTCTTCTTATTGACTTTCCAGTGTTTCCAGTGAttgtttttgtgattgttgtttAATACACCTTTATTTTCACCCTTGTCCGTTTAGCAAACCTTGCGAAGAATGTGCTACTTGACCATTAAAGAGATGGCCAACATCTCGGAGGATGTCATCATAGTTACAAGCAGGTGCGTAGCCCTGTGGCCCCGCCTCCCGGTGGCCCCGCCTCCCAGTGGCCCCGCCTCCCGTCTAGTTCTTCACTGAACAGCTTTTCAGTTTCCTGTTTCTGATCTGCTCATCCTGGTTAGCATGCCTTGAAACAAGGATTTCAAGAGAACTCGATGTAGAATCAACACTAACTGTGCTTGGTTGTGTGTGCATTAGCCTGACCAAAGACATGACTGGCAAAGAGGATGTGTACAGAGGTCCAGCCATAAGAGCTCTCTGCAGGATTACTGATGTGAGTGACTGACCACGTTCTTTCGTAGTTATTAATGCATTAGTCGCATATTAATAGTGTCAGTACATCATGCCTATTGAGTTATAATTGGACCTAAATGTCCAGTGTGAAGTGAATATTATTCACTCTGCTTATCCAACAGACCACCATGCTGCAAGCCATTGAGAGGTATATGAAACAAGCTATAGTGGACAAGGTGCCTAGTGTCTCTAGCTCTGCTCTGGTCTCCTCCCTGGTAAGAACAGACACTGTTTATTCTGGAGAGGTGGAAGGAGTGGGCTGTGTTGGTTTGTGGGTAATGTCCTGTTTTTTGGTTTGTATGCCTTCAGCATATGGTGAAGATGAGTTACGACGTGGTGAAGCGATGGATGAATGAAGCTCAGGAAGCAGCTTCCAGTGACAACGTCATGGTGCAGGTAGGCCTGGTCCTGCTTGGCCTGGTCCTGCTTGCCCTGGTCCTTGTTTCCGTTCTTGAGCATGCTCTCTGTGAATGACAGTACCATGCTCTCTGTGATTGACAGTACCATGCTCTCTGTGATTGACAGTACCATGCTCTGGGTCTTCTCTACCACCTGCGGAAGAatgaccgccttgctgtgaccAAGATGCTCAACAAGTTCACCAAGTCTGGCCTTAAGTCTCCGTTCGCCTACTGCATGTTGATCCGTATCGCCAGCAAACTGCtggaggagacagagggagggtgtgtatatacacacacacacacacacacacacacacaggactgttTAAATGCACCTAGAGCCTCGTTTTTATACTGGTGCGGAGGGAGTTcactggtgcaccacagagcaaCATGGCAGCACCTGTCTTCACCCATAGCTTTGTGGGTAAACTGGTTGTCATAATCTGACAATACAGCCTAGCATCCACTCTAGACCTTTATAAacctgtgaatgtgtgtaattGATTTATAACTGTTTTGCAGTCTAATCATCCACAGGTATTATCATCCCACAACAAATCTCATTTGGAGAGGGAATTAACAAATTGAAGTCAGTAAATGTGAACAGAAACACGCTGATGAACTGGTCCACACAAACCAAATGCACACACCAGACAAAACTGTTCTCACTCCACTGTCTTTACTACGCAGCCTACATGTGTTAATTATGTAACTGTGTAGTTTAATAAGACGTGCTACATGTCAGCACTGAGATTTTACCATTTAGCAGTAATTGGTTTTGTGCGTAGGCAGCGTTTATAAATAAGGTCCCAGAGTGATAAATGCTGAGCACTTCAGCAGAATAATCACTATTATTAAAGTTATTAAAGTGGAGGCATGATATTCTATAACTGCTGTGAAGATTTTGAAACTAGACTGAAAGGAACTTTGTAGAAAGGAGTTTGCAGTGTAAGGGATGGTGGTGGggacctgcagctgtgtgtcCTTATGTCCCTCTGTGCGTGTTTGTCCAAGCTGTGTCCCTCTGTGTCCTCCTGCAGACATGACAACCCTCTCTTTGACTTCATCGAGAGCTGCTTGAGGAATAAGCATGAGATGGTGGTGTATGAGGCTGCCTCCGCCATCGTCCACATGCCCAACTGTACCGCCCGTGAGCTGGCCCCCGCCGTGTCTGGTAGGTGCCTGACTGCCCCGCACTCCCctactccctgtgtgtgtgtgtgtgtgtgtgtgtgtgtgtgtccgaccCTCGtctcgagtgtgtgtgttcagacgtGTGTTCTTTTTTGCTCAGTTCTCCAGCTCTTCTGCAGTTCACCCAAAGCAGCCCTGCGCTACGCGGCTGTCAGGACACTCAATAAAGTGAGGAACCTCCCccagttataattaaatattaaaaagaagttTCTGTTTTTCTCATATCTAATAGTTCTTCATTCCTCACTCTGGCTAACTgccatttattttaaaatattgaaaaaaactatatatataaattagaaAAATTAATTTCTAATATTGCTGTTGAAGATGTATAGAAAGTTAAATCAATGTTTTTTGCTGTTTAGTTGAGTTTAATCTGCTTTATACTACATAATtgtaatttcactacagaattaAAAAAGTGCAATTCTCCTTTTCTACACTAGGTGGCAATGAAGCACCCCTCTGCAGTGACTGCATGTAACCTGGACCTGGAGAACCTGATTACGGACTCTAACCGCAGCATTGCTACTCTGGCCATCACTACCCTGCTGAAGACGGGCAGCGAGAGCAGCGTGGACCGCCTCATGAAGCAGATCTCCTCTTTTGTGTCCGAGATCTCTGACGAGTTCAAGGTGCTTAGACCTCAGAGGCGAGGCAACACGCCGCGCTGGTCTTAGACCTCAGAGACGAGGCAACACGCCGCGCTGGTCTTAGACCTCAGAGACGAGGCAACACGCCACGCTGGTCTTAGACCTCAGAGACGAGGCAACACGCCACGCTGGTCTTAGACCTCAGAGACGAGGCAACACGCCACGCTGGTCTTAGACCTCAGAGACGAGGCAACACGCCACGCTGGTCTTAGACCTCAGAGACGAGGCAACACGCCACGCTGGTCTTAGACCTCAGAGACGAGGCAACACGCCACGCTGGTCTTAGACCTCAGAGACGAGGCAACACGCCACGCTGGTCTTAGACCTCAGAGGCGAGGCAACACGCCGCGCTGGTCTGCAGCTCCCAGCAGCTCCTCTTCCACCTGAGCTGCGCAGTATGAAATAACATCATGTTGTAAACGTGTGCTTTTCACATGCTtctcaactgtgtgtgtgtgtgtgtgtgtgtgtgtgtgtgtgtgtgtgtgtgttacaggtagTGGTGGTCCAAGCCATTA
It includes:
- the ucn3l gene encoding urocortin 3, like encodes the protein MPFAKTFLVLAVLCAPSSSLSYFVFDSEFLPRSNDDEHPVNSPYDTLNLLYKSGDTLSSQESREKRTLPGSNYKYLSQTLLRSKMYRNSAKTDRRNQVTLSLDVPTSIMNILFDIAKAQNLRAKAAHNARLLAQIGRRK